One genomic segment of Clostridium estertheticum subsp. estertheticum includes these proteins:
- a CDS encoding class I SAM-dependent methyltransferase, with amino-acid sequence MEDLKKAIEEIVKQDIIKVVISNKINKDVEYNKIIFVLKEDDEKQYYQIEKTTDKQVFHENINVDILEEKLLEYVQGKYKQLDAWAGTTTFDLKISKKGKVHLGHKMSDNEKLTSKGHNKEKNYILKEGMIIEPLIDLGIFTKEGKVVNSKYDKYKQINRFVEVIDDEIKNNDYKELTIIDFGCGKSYLTFVLYYYFVEIKKINVKMIGLDLKEDVIGKCNEIAKRYNYENLRFELGDINGFKYENKVDMVITLHACDTATDYALYNAIKWNSGMIFSVPCCQHEFNSQIKTESLAILTKYGIVKERVSALMTDAARANILEYSGYKTQLLEFIDIDQSPKNILIRAIKANIPNEIKEKALSEVNDLMTSFNLKPTLYDLLRKDNLI; translated from the coding sequence ATGGAAGACTTAAAGAAAGCAATTGAAGAAATAGTTAAACAAGATATTATAAAGGTAGTTATTAGCAATAAAATTAATAAGGACGTAGAATATAATAAAATCATATTTGTATTGAAGGAAGATGATGAAAAACAATATTACCAAATAGAAAAAACGACTGATAAACAGGTTTTTCATGAAAACATTAATGTTGATATTTTAGAGGAAAAACTTTTGGAATACGTACAAGGGAAATATAAACAACTTGATGCTTGGGCTGGTACTACAACCTTCGATTTGAAAATATCAAAAAAAGGTAAGGTTCATTTAGGTCACAAAATGAGTGATAATGAAAAGCTTACAAGTAAGGGTCATAATAAAGAAAAAAATTATATTCTTAAAGAGGGTATGATAATCGAGCCTCTTATAGATTTAGGGATCTTCACAAAAGAGGGCAAGGTTGTTAATTCTAAATATGACAAATATAAGCAAATAAATAGATTTGTTGAAGTTATTGATGATGAAATTAAAAATAACGATTATAAAGAACTTACTATAATAGATTTTGGATGCGGTAAGTCTTATTTAACATTTGTATTATATTATTACTTTGTTGAAATTAAGAAAATTAATGTAAAAATGATAGGACTTGATCTTAAAGAAGATGTAATCGGAAAATGTAACGAGATAGCAAAAAGATATAATTATGAAAATTTGAGGTTCGAGCTAGGAGATATAAATGGCTTTAAATATGAAAATAAGGTTGATATGGTAATTACATTACATGCATGTGATACCGCTACTGATTATGCTTTATATAATGCAATAAAGTGGAATAGTGGAATGATTTTCTCTGTTCCTTGCTGCCAACATGAATTTAATAGTCAAATTAAAACGGAATCATTAGCTATACTAACAAAGTATGGAATAGTAAAGGAAAGAGTTTCAGCACTTATGACAGATGCAGCGCGTGCGAATATTCTTGAGTACTCCGGATACAAAACACAACTTTTAGAATTTATAGATATAGACCAGTCTCCAAAAAACATATTAATTAGAGCAATAAAAGCTAATATACCAAATGAGATAAAAGAAAAGGCTTTGTCCGAGGTTAATGATTTAATGACTTCATTTAATTTAAAACCAACATTATATGATCTATTAAGGAAGGATAATTTAATATAA
- a CDS encoding EVE domain-containing protein has protein sequence MNYWWINANPHDDKNPWSWTKSLGIGQMEEWNSKNEQGGTRKYFSKVKVGDLVIGYNSGKQRELVALGKITGERHLNKDGIQVIDVIKTKDIQFPISIEEVKQNDIFKDKFLNGIKVRGTIISLTREQYDELIKMIV, from the coding sequence ATGAATTATTGGTGGATAAATGCGAACCCTCATGATGATAAAAATCCTTGGAGCTGGACAAAAAGTTTAGGAATTGGTCAGATGGAAGAATGGAATTCAAAAAACGAACAAGGAGGGACTAGAAAATATTTTTCAAAGGTAAAGGTTGGAGATTTAGTCATTGGATATAATTCAGGAAAACAGAGGGAACTTGTGGCACTCGGTAAAATAACGGGAGAAAGGCATTTAAATAAAGATGGAATACAGGTAATCGATGTAATAAAAACTAAAGATATTCAGTTCCCCATAAGTATTGAAGAAGTAAAGCAAAATGATATTTTTAAAGATAAGTTTTTGAATGGTATAAAAGTCCGAGGTACAATTATATCGTTAACAAGAGAACAATATGACGAATTAATAAAAATGATAGTATGA
- a CDS encoding ABC transporter permease — protein MNIIFIIIKEVKHSFRDKKSMAMMILFPMALIVVLSAAFNSSFNSSIDIGTPKVLYNIEGTGDISDNFRSGFIEKGKEFKIKFTKMNDIDSAKKKLVSKEYDAIIEMKSNNKIEFYKSGQENLKAGVVESILSTYVQEFNVIMDVSKVNPSIINSLISDKKTDYSTITSVNKGDAPSSLDYYTIAEIALIIMYAGMTGLFGIASEKNSKTRDRILISPVKKYEFLIGKTIGGVIGTSLQIAIVIIFSKFVLHSNWGNDIFTVLLIFISQIIMAISIGVGLVFIFKNENVANGVLNFMIPVMVFLGGSYMSVDSFGSKTFQVITYLSPVRWTNRSIFDVIYNNNYSKVSYAILINIGIAVVFLAIYSLLFRKENV, from the coding sequence ATGAATATTATTTTTATAATTATAAAGGAAGTAAAACACAGTTTTAGAGACAAAAAATCAATGGCAATGATGATATTATTCCCAATGGCATTAATAGTTGTGCTTAGCGCCGCATTTAACTCAAGTTTTAATAGTTCTATTGATATTGGTACACCTAAAGTTTTATATAACATTGAAGGAACTGGTGATATCTCTGATAATTTTAGAAGTGGCTTTATTGAAAAAGGAAAAGAGTTTAAAATAAAATTTACAAAAATGAATGATATAGATTCTGCTAAGAAAAAATTAGTATCTAAAGAGTATGACGCAATTATAGAAATGAAAAGTAATAATAAAATAGAGTTTTATAAGAGTGGACAAGAAAACCTTAAGGCTGGTGTGGTTGAAAGTATTTTATCCACATATGTACAAGAATTTAATGTGATTATGGATGTTAGCAAGGTAAATCCAAGTATAATTAATAGCTTGATAAGTGATAAAAAAACGGATTATTCTACAATAACTTCTGTTAATAAAGGGGATGCGCCATCCTCATTAGATTATTATACAATAGCAGAAATAGCACTGATAATTATGTATGCAGGAATGACTGGACTTTTTGGAATTGCCAGTGAAAAAAATTCAAAAACTAGAGATAGAATTTTAATAAGTCCAGTTAAAAAATATGAGTTTCTTATAGGAAAAACAATAGGGGGAGTTATAGGTACAAGTCTTCAAATTGCTATTGTTATTATATTTAGTAAGTTTGTTCTTCATTCAAATTGGGGAAATGATATTTTTACTGTGTTATTAATTTTTATTTCCCAGATAATAATGGCAATAAGCATAGGTGTAGGACTTGTTTTTATTTTTAAAAACGAAAATGTGGCAAATGGAGTGTTAAATTTCATGATACCCGTAATGGTATTCCTCGGAGGAAGTTATATGAGTGTAGATAGTTTTGGAAGCAAGACATTCCAAGTTATAACCTATTTATCACCTGTGAGGTGGACTAATAGATCCATATTTGATGTGATTTATAATAATAATTATAGTAAGGTTTCATATGCAATTTTGATTAATATAGGTATAGCAGTAGTCTTTCTTGCTATCTATTCCTTGTTATTTAGAAAGGAGAATGTTTAA
- a CDS encoding LytS/YhcK type 5TM receptor domain-containing protein — translation MLYLQLMEGMSLVALTAYIFSHSNTFKKLIKNSINLRDKVIMIISFTILSILGTYIGVDIQPHAIANTRPIGAIVAGMMGGPIVGIIVGAIAGFHRYTLGGFTAVACGIATVIEGLTGGLIRLYLKDKNFSIKTAFIGGSIAETFQMLLILLIAKPFYQSLALEKVIALPMILVNSLGVAIFLDIINRIKIENAKTGAIQAQRVLAISKQTLFYMRLGLSKNTADKIVKIIYKIGIVQGVFIADKKTLLSYCGESLSEILLSHNLGSVFSQNSSKIIKFKDKFKDEVFYCVPLLINENKFEGILGLKVKSEKDLDSYFIEFCQELGSLLSMQIELYTLNKLAEGVQAAELKSLRAQIHPHFFFNALNTISCFCRTDPMKAKDLILDLSNYFRKTLKRDDDFVTLNEEIELIKSYLHIEQARFGPRLKVYFNIPMEILNFKIPVFLLQPLVENSIKHGIHGKKDGGSVFINAEDTSDDIIFEVTDTGVGMNPQKYKEVITKWPGIGLKNVNDRLILLYGPQYGVDIKSVYNEGTRIKIIIPKG, via the coding sequence ATGTTATATTTACAACTAATGGAGGGAATGTCACTTGTTGCTCTAACCGCATATATATTCAGCCATTCGAACACATTCAAGAAATTAATTAAAAATAGTATAAATTTAAGGGATAAAGTAATTATGATAATTTCCTTTACTATATTATCAATACTTGGAACCTATATTGGTGTTGATATTCAGCCTCACGCTATTGCAAATACTAGGCCTATTGGAGCTATTGTCGCAGGAATGATGGGCGGACCTATTGTTGGAATTATAGTTGGTGCCATTGCAGGATTTCATCGTTACACTTTAGGTGGCTTTACTGCCGTTGCCTGTGGAATTGCAACTGTTATCGAGGGCCTTACAGGTGGACTTATTAGACTATATTTAAAGGATAAAAATTTTAGCATTAAGACAGCATTTATTGGTGGATCTATTGCTGAAACATTTCAGATGTTATTAATACTATTAATAGCAAAACCTTTTTATCAAAGTCTCGCCTTAGAAAAAGTAATAGCACTGCCTATGATATTAGTAAATTCTCTTGGTGTTGCAATCTTTTTGGACATAATAAACAGAATAAAAATTGAAAATGCAAAAACCGGAGCAATACAAGCACAAAGAGTACTTGCGATTTCTAAACAGACTCTATTTTACATGAGATTAGGCTTAAGTAAAAACACCGCAGATAAAATAGTGAAAATAATATATAAAATTGGTATTGTGCAAGGTGTATTTATAGCTGATAAAAAGACACTTCTCTCTTACTGTGGAGAGTCTTTATCCGAAATTTTATTATCGCATAATTTAGGTTCTGTATTTTCGCAAAATAGCTCTAAAATTATTAAATTTAAGGATAAATTTAAAGATGAAGTGTTTTACTGTGTTCCACTACTGATAAATGAAAATAAATTTGAAGGTATACTAGGATTAAAAGTGAAAAGTGAAAAGGATTTAGACTCTTATTTTATTGAATTCTGCCAGGAACTAGGAAGCCTACTTTCCATGCAAATTGAACTTTACACGTTAAATAAATTAGCAGAAGGGGTCCAAGCGGCTGAGCTTAAATCACTAAGAGCTCAAATACATCCACATTTTTTCTTTAATGCGTTAAATACTATATCCTGCTTTTGTAGAACAGATCCAATGAAAGCAAAAGATTTAATTCTAGACTTATCAAACTACTTTAGGAAAACTCTAAAAAGGGATGATGATTTTGTAACATTAAATGAAGAAATTGAATTAATTAAGTCATACCTTCATATAGAACAAGCAAGGTTCGGACCGAGACTTAAGGTGTATTTTAACATTCCTATGGAAATATTAAATTTTAAAATACCTGTATTCTTACTTCAGCCCCTAGTAGAAAACTCAATAAAACATGGAATTCATGGTAAAAAAGATGGTGGCTCTGTTTTTATAAATGCTGAAGATACATCTGACGATATTATCTTTGAAGTAACCGATACTGGTGTCGGAATGAATCCTCAAAAGTATAAAGAAGTAATAACGAAATGGCCTGGTATTGGTCTTAAAAATGTAAACGATAGACTTATACTTTTGTATGGCCCACAGTATGGAGTAGATATTAAAAGTGTTTACAATGAAGGAACAAGAATAAAAATAATAATACCAAAGGGGTGA
- a CDS encoding response regulator transcription factor yields MPIKILIADDDSLIREGLKIIIGLDEEFIVMGCVENGLEAVEYCLNNQVDVALLDIRMPIFNGVEAIKEISLKTKTKCLILTTFDEDEYINAAIRYGAKGYILKNNSPDKIKAAIKVVNSGNMVMQEGIIDKVLKGIDSDNSSKLNKDLFTIREMEIMQAIADGLSNRKISARLFISEGTVKNYITSILNKTSPEHRTQIAIYYLKGGNN; encoded by the coding sequence TTGCCAATTAAGATTTTAATTGCTGATGATGATTCATTGATTAGGGAAGGTCTAAAAATAATAATTGGGTTGGATGAAGAATTTATTGTAATGGGATGCGTTGAAAATGGACTAGAGGCAGTAGAATATTGTTTGAACAATCAAGTAGATGTTGCACTTTTGGATATAAGAATGCCAATATTCAATGGTGTAGAGGCCATAAAGGAAATTTCTTTAAAGACGAAAACTAAATGCCTTATTCTTACTACTTTTGATGAAGATGAATATATAAATGCAGCAATTCGTTATGGTGCGAAGGGGTATATTCTTAAAAATAATTCTCCAGATAAAATTAAAGCTGCAATAAAGGTAGTAAACAGTGGAAATATGGTTATGCAAGAAGGCATAATAGATAAGGTATTAAAAGGAATAGATAGTGATAATAGTAGTAAGTTAAATAAGGATCTATTTACTATTAGAGAGATGGAGATAATGCAGGCAATTGCTGATGGATTATCTAATAGAAAGATATCAGCAAGGTTGTTTATTTCAGAAGGTACTGTAAAAAATTATATTACATCAATTTTAAATAAAACTAGCCCTGAACATAGAACGCAGATTGCTATTTATTATTTAAAAGGTGGGAATAATTAG
- a CDS encoding HAD family hydrolase produces the protein MKKVIFFDIDGTLIDCTRGITKITKEVEKSIRKLQTEGNYIFIATGRPYAFISEELLKFGFDGFVFTNGAQVVVREELIYKQEIKKDVVKTIVNNFEKFNIEYILEGEKYSYMKSECEDLYAYYDSFNISRKYIKSEYNISDIDIYKMEMLCKSKEAEEYCLSLQGDEFDCNHNISSNIFEVYSSRETKASGIMRVLNHLNIPVENSYAFGDGINDIEMLESVGCGIAMGNASEKVKSHAKKVTCDVINDGIAVGIEKFIN, from the coding sequence ATGAAAAAGGTAATATTTTTTGACATAGATGGTACATTAATTGATTGTACAAGAGGAATTACAAAAATTACGAAAGAAGTTGAAAAATCTATTAGAAAATTACAAACTGAGGGTAATTATATCTTTATTGCAACTGGTAGACCATATGCGTTTATAAGTGAAGAATTATTAAAATTTGGTTTTGACGGTTTTGTTTTTACTAATGGTGCACAAGTAGTAGTTAGAGAAGAATTAATTTACAAACAAGAAATTAAGAAAGATGTTGTAAAAACAATAGTAAATAATTTTGAGAAATTTAATATTGAGTATATATTGGAAGGTGAAAAATATTCATATATGAAGAGTGAATGTGAAGATCTATATGCATATTATGATAGTTTTAATATATCAAGGAAGTATATAAAGAGCGAGTACAATATTAGTGATATTGATATTTATAAAATGGAGATGTTATGTAAAAGCAAAGAGGCAGAAGAATATTGTCTATCATTACAAGGGGATGAATTTGATTGTAACCATAATATATCAAGTAATATTTTTGAAGTTTATTCTAGTAGGGAAACAAAAGCATCTGGAATAATGAGAGTACTCAATCATTTAAATATTCCTGTAGAAAATAGTTATGCATTTGGGGATGGTATAAATGATATAGAAATGTTAGAGTCAGTTGGATGTGGTATTGCTATGGGAAATGCAAGCGAAAAAGTTAAAAGTCATGCTAAAAAGGTAACATGCGATGTTATAAATGATGGAATAGCAGTAGGAATAGAAAAATTTATAAACTAA
- a CDS encoding carbon starvation protein A has translation MNSIVLVIVAALVLIIAYRTYGAFIAAKVLVLNEKNKVPSEVHNDGRDFIPTNKWVLLGHHFAAIAGAGPLIGPVLAAQFGYLPGTLWILIGAVVGGGVHDMVVLFASVRHDGQSIAQLAKIYFGKKMGLVTSIAVLFILIITMAGLGIPVVNSLFNSPWGTFTVGFTIPVAMFIGIYMKYIRPGKIAEATVIGMALIMVGVVGGPFIQHTAFGQFLTFDAKQMSIILAVYGFFAAALPVWLLLLPRDYLSTYMKLGVIGALALGIIIVRPVLQMPAITQYVHGGGPIIPGKVFPFLFITIACGALSGFHALISSGTTPKLIKNEKDILPIGYGCMLIEAFIALMALIAASVLPTADYFAINSLPAVFDKLNMIPKELPMLSGMVGEQLAGRPGGSVSLAVGMSYVFYKIPGLTKLMAYWYHFCIMFEALFILTTIDAGTRIGRYLLQDLAASVYKPFAKKNSWGNIILFSALMSFSWGYLLYTGNVSTIWPLFGVANQTLAAIAFAIGTTFLIKNGKQKYMLITVLPLIFISVTTFTAAIENIFNNYIPQNKIVLAVMSTILVIMLAIILVESVKVWIVELKKNKDVMNKKEITE, from the coding sequence ATGAATTCTATTGTATTAGTAATCGTTGCCGCTCTTGTTCTTATTATTGCTTACAGAACCTATGGTGCTTTTATAGCCGCTAAGGTTTTGGTTCTGAATGAAAAAAACAAAGTTCCATCAGAGGTACATAATGATGGGAGAGATTTTATACCAACCAATAAATGGGTGCTGCTAGGACATCATTTTGCGGCTATTGCAGGTGCAGGGCCACTTATAGGACCAGTCCTTGCAGCACAGTTTGGATACTTACCAGGAACTTTATGGATATTGATCGGCGCAGTAGTTGGCGGTGGTGTTCATGATATGGTGGTACTATTTGCATCTGTTAGACATGATGGTCAATCAATAGCGCAGCTTGCTAAAATTTACTTTGGTAAGAAAATGGGTTTGGTTACCTCTATTGCAGTTCTATTTATACTTATAATAACAATGGCAGGTCTTGGAATACCCGTTGTCAATTCATTGTTTAACAGCCCATGGGGTACATTTACAGTTGGGTTCACAATACCAGTAGCTATGTTTATAGGAATCTATATGAAATATATAAGGCCAGGAAAAATAGCAGAGGCTACAGTAATTGGAATGGCTCTCATTATGGTAGGGGTTGTTGGAGGACCATTTATTCAACATACAGCATTTGGACAATTTTTAACTTTTGATGCTAAACAAATGTCTATTATACTTGCTGTATACGGTTTCTTCGCAGCGGCACTTCCGGTTTGGCTTTTATTGTTACCAAGGGATTATTTAAGTACTTATATGAAACTCGGAGTTATAGGTGCACTTGCACTCGGAATAATTATAGTAAGACCAGTACTCCAAATGCCAGCAATAACTCAATATGTTCATGGTGGTGGTCCAATTATTCCAGGAAAAGTATTCCCATTCCTGTTTATAACAATAGCTTGCGGTGCTTTATCAGGATTTCATGCACTAATTAGCTCAGGAACTACGCCAAAGCTTATAAAAAATGAGAAAGATATACTCCCAATAGGATATGGGTGTATGCTAATAGAAGCTTTTATAGCTTTAATGGCTTTAATTGCAGCTTCAGTACTTCCAACAGCAGATTATTTTGCAATAAACTCATTACCTGCAGTATTTGATAAACTTAACATGATACCAAAGGAACTTCCAATGCTCTCAGGAATGGTTGGAGAGCAGTTAGCAGGAAGACCAGGTGGATCGGTATCACTTGCAGTAGGTATGTCATATGTATTTTATAAAATTCCAGGATTAACTAAATTAATGGCTTATTGGTATCATTTCTGCATTATGTTCGAGGCACTATTTATATTAACAACAATAGATGCTGGAACTAGAATTGGAAGATACTTATTACAAGATTTAGCAGCTTCGGTATATAAACCGTTTGCTAAAAAGAATTCTTGGGGTAATATAATATTATTTAGTGCTCTAATGTCATTTTCATGGGGATATCTTCTTTATACAGGAAATGTATCAACCATTTGGCCATTATTTGGTGTTGCAAACCAGACACTCGCAGCAATAGCATTTGCAATTGGTACTACATTTTTAATAAAAAATGGTAAACAAAAGTATATGCTGATTACAGTTTTGCCACTTATATTTATATCGGTTACTACATTTACAGCAGCTATAGAAAATATATTCAATAATTATATTCCGCAAAACAAAATAGTACTTGCAGTTATGTCAACTATATTAGTTATTATGCTTGCAATAATATTAGTTGAAAGCGTTAAAGTATGGATTGTAGAATTAAAAAAGAACAAGGATGTAATGAATAAAAAAGAAATCACTGAGTAA
- a CDS encoding ABC transporter ATP-binding protein: MDIVKIVGLTKKFGDFTAVDNIDLSIKKGEIYGLLGPNGAGKSTIINMICGLITTTKGSIDILGIDNKKNSSSAKMNIGVVPQDIAVYEDLTCFENVKFFASLYGIRGKELNKKAIDALEFVGLTDKAKSFPASFSGGMKRRLNIACAIAHTPKLLIMDEPTVGIDPQSRNHILESVVKLNKLGCTIIYTTHYMEEIEAISTMISIIDHGKVIVSGTKEELKSIVTDKNTVEVTVIDGKVIKEEELKEIKGVTGVIVNENKIKIDSLKEINNLDKIILYFTDNVIPIRNIENKVPDLETVFLTLTGRKLRD, encoded by the coding sequence TTGGATATTGTAAAAATAGTTGGATTGACTAAAAAGTTTGGAGACTTTACGGCAGTTGATAATATTGACCTTTCCATAAAAAAAGGAGAAATATACGGTTTACTTGGGCCTAATGGTGCAGGTAAGAGTACTATTATAAATATGATTTGTGGACTGATAACAACAACAAAAGGTTCTATTGACATACTTGGAATAGATAATAAAAAAAATTCAAGTAGTGCAAAGATGAATATTGGGGTAGTACCTCAAGATATAGCAGTTTATGAAGATCTAACTTGCTTTGAGAATGTAAAGTTCTTTGCAAGTCTTTATGGAATTAGAGGTAAAGAATTAAATAAAAAAGCAATAGATGCTTTAGAATTTGTAGGTCTTACAGATAAAGCTAAGAGTTTCCCTGCGAGTTTTTCTGGGGGAATGAAAAGAAGATTAAATATAGCATGTGCAATTGCTCATACACCTAAGCTTTTAATAATGGATGAGCCAACAGTAGGTATAGATCCACAATCAAGGAATCATATACTTGAATCTGTAGTCAAATTAAATAAGCTTGGATGTACAATTATTTATACAACGCATTATATGGAAGAAATAGAAGCGATTTCAACAATGATAAGCATTATTGATCACGGAAAGGTTATTGTTTCTGGCACAAAAGAAGAACTCAAATCTATTGTTACAGACAAAAATACTGTTGAGGTTACAGTTATTGATGGCAAGGTAATAAAGGAAGAAGAGTTAAAGGAAATAAAGGGAGTTACAGGTGTTATAGTTAATGAAAACAAAATTAAGATTGACAGTTTAAAGGAAATTAATAATTTGGATAAGATAATTTTATATTTCACAGATAATGTTATTCCTATTAGAAATATCGAAAATAAAGTACCTGATCTTGAAACTGTATTTTTAACATTGACCGGTAGAAAGTTAAGGGATTAG
- a CDS encoding ABC transporter permease, with the protein MRNLFLLTFNTLKITFRKKSSIIVYLILPVIIVMFVMAAYSSMDSKIKVGISNKAQNGVISKDFVAALNSQDKFKIQEVNESDINNLVTEGKVDCVITMPSNFDKDISNGTMEKIQITSIKGEEATAWVQNYVNYYVKSIILIGKASRKDKATFNKLYEGFKVQTLTVHKNIVKDESRDKLKTVQSIGLLIMLMLQGATATSGLILKEKKDKTYFRIFTTPVSSRIYIGANILANMCIIVAQSILVIFVSKYILKLTTGIPDLQLLCILVLFGFVCVTLGILLVAFSTTTKQAGAMATLIITPTCMLSGCFWPIDMMPNMQQIANFLPQTWALEAIRQLQNGKTFVAIIPLLGIIVAFALAFFLIGMYKMKNNENVKSFI; encoded by the coding sequence TTGAGAAATTTATTTTTATTGACATTTAATACATTAAAGATTACGTTTAGAAAAAAATCTAGTATTATAGTTTACTTAATTCTCCCAGTTATAATTGTTATGTTTGTTATGGCTGCTTATTCATCAATGGATTCAAAGATAAAAGTAGGAATAAGTAATAAGGCACAAAATGGAGTAATATCTAAAGATTTTGTTGCTGCTTTAAATAGTCAGGATAAATTCAAAATCCAAGAAGTTAATGAAAGTGACATAAATAACTTAGTTACAGAAGGTAAAGTTGATTGTGTAATTACAATGCCTTCAAACTTTGACAAAGATATTTCAAATGGAACAATGGAAAAAATACAAATAACTTCAATTAAAGGTGAGGAGGCTACCGCTTGGGTTCAAAACTACGTGAATTATTATGTTAAAAGTATAATATTGATTGGAAAGGCATCACGTAAAGATAAAGCTACCTTTAATAAACTTTATGAAGGTTTTAAGGTTCAGACCCTTACAGTGCATAAAAATATAGTTAAGGATGAATCTAGGGATAAATTAAAGACCGTTCAGAGTATAGGGCTTTTAATAATGTTAATGCTTCAAGGTGCCACTGCAACTTCAGGTCTTATTTTGAAGGAGAAAAAAGACAAGACTTACTTTAGAATATTTACGACTCCGGTTAGTAGCAGAATATATATTGGAGCAAATATACTTGCGAATATGTGTATAATTGTAGCGCAATCAATTTTAGTAATATTTGTATCGAAGTACATTCTAAAATTAACTACTGGGATACCTGATTTGCAGCTACTTTGCATACTTGTTTTGTTTGGATTTGTTTGCGTAACATTAGGTATTTTATTAGTTGCTTTTTCAACCACGACAAAGCAAGCAGGGGCTATGGCTACTTTAATAATAACACCAACTTGTATGTTATCTGGATGTTTTTGGCCAATTGATATGATGCCTAATATGCAGCAAATAGCAAATTTTTTACCACAAACTTGGGCATTAGAAGCCATTAGGCAGTTACAAAACGGAAAAACGTTTGTAGCAATTATTCCACTACTTGGAATAATTGTAGCATTTGCACTAGCATTTTTTCTAATAGGTATGTATAAGATGAAAAATAATGAAAATGTTAAAAGTTTTATATAA
- a CDS encoding LytR/AlgR family response regulator transcription factor, whose translation MGKIKCIIVEDEMPSASELEYLLSQYNFIEVIGTAYDNIEAIDLINDVTFDVAFLDINIPLGSGMELARHIKDENKAIDIVFVTAYNMHAIEAFEIQAFDYILKPFDEDRIATTINHLKEKYMVNKQDQNDVVNIISELINNLNKVDINLKKIPCVENGVIKLIDVNTIYYCYTEDERTYVKTYDKSYFTNYTLCKIEARTNFFRVHRSYLVNIDKINELYSWFHGTYKLVINDIKKTEVPVSRSNVHKLKHLLGI comes from the coding sequence GTGGGTAAAATAAAGTGCATTATTGTTGAAGATGAAATGCCCTCAGCATCGGAGCTTGAATATCTTCTTTCACAGTATAACTTTATTGAGGTTATCGGCACTGCGTACGATAATATTGAGGCAATAGATTTAATAAATGATGTTACCTTTGACGTTGCATTTTTGGACATAAATATTCCCCTTGGAAGTGGCATGGAACTTGCAAGACATATAAAGGATGAGAATAAAGCAATAGACATTGTATTTGTGACTGCCTACAACATGCATGCCATAGAAGCTTTTGAAATACAGGCATTTGATTATATACTCAAACCCTTTGATGAAGATCGCATCGCAACAACTATTAATCATTTAAAAGAAAAATATATGGTTAATAAACAAGATCAAAATGATGTTGTCAATATAATTAGTGAACTGATCAATAACTTAAATAAAGTTGATATAAATTTAAAAAAGATTCCTTGCGTAGAAAATGGCGTTATTAAACTAATAGATGTTAACACTATATATTATTGTTATACAGAAGATGAAAGAACCTATGTTAAGACATATGATAAAAGCTACTTTACAAATTATACCCTTTGCAAAATTGAGGCCAGAACTAATTTCTTCAGAGTTCACAGAAGTTATCTTGTTAATATAGATAAAATCAATGAATTGTACTCATGGTTTCACGGGACTTATAAATTAGTTATTAATGATATAAAAAAAACTGAAGTCCCCGTAAGTAGAAGCAATGTTCACAAACTAAAGCACCTACTTGGTATATAG